The window CCTTGTTGATGTCACCGGAGGCGCCCACCCAGCCCTCTCCGAAAGAGCGGTCCAGGTCGAGCCCGCTCGCGGTGCCGCGCAGCAGGATCGAGCGGCCCTGACGCTGCTCCAGCTGCTGCTCGGAACCGGTGATCACGAGCTCGGCGTAGCCGTCCTTGTCGTAGTCGGCGCCGGTCAGCCCGCTGGGCCGGAAGCCGTTCTCGGAGGGGAGGTCGTGGAGCTGCTCCGGATCGGCGGGCGTGCGGGAGTTGCTGAAGTCGTGCACGTAGAGGGTGCCCTCCGCGTTGAGGTGGGCGAGCTCCGGGCGTCCGTCGCCGTCGACGTCGGCGGTGGTGAGCCCGGTCCCGTACGACTCCCTCGCGCTGGACGGGCCCAGGGTGCCGCTCTCCAGCCACGAGCTCGTACCGGTCAGCCCGCGGGCCGAGCCCCACAGGACGGTGACGCCCCCTGCGTCGACGACGTTGCCGATGTCCTCGCCGGGCGATCCGACGGCCAGGTCGGCGTAGCCGTCACCGTCGAGGTCCGCGGAGGTGACGGCCGAGCCGAAGGCGTCGTGGGCCTCCGGGGTGCCGGGCACACCTGCTGAGCTCTGCGTCAGGACCACTCTCCGAGCGGTGTCGATGCCGCTCGACGAGCCGTAGAGCACGGAAACGAGCCCGGCTCCCGCCTTGCCACCCACCCCTGCGGCGGGCGTCGCGGCCACCAGGTCCGGGTAGCCGTCGCCGTTGAAGTCGTCGTGGGCCACAGCCTTGGCGCGCTGGTCGCCCGCCGCGAAGGCGGGCCCGCTGACGATCGCTGTGCCGGTGACGGCCAGCAGTGCTACCGCCAGGGCGGCCACAGAGCGTGTGGAGCGCATGGAAGTTCCCCCTGTATGTCACTGCGTCGAATTCGCAGTCCGGTGAGTCGGGCAGCACGCCGAACCGGTCGTGAACGGCGTGCTGCCTTTGCGGGAGATGAGACCCGGGAACCTGAACAGAAGTTGTACTCCCGGGGCGTGGCGCGGGGGCCTGTGGCACGGCTGTGACAGTGGCCATGGATCCGTGACACGGCTGACCTCTCCCATGAGGCGCGCCCGGAGCAGCGCCAACAGGCCACGACAACGGCGAGTTGCCGACCGCCTGGTCTTCGGGCTTCTGCTTGTGCTGTTCCGGGGGCGGATGTGCTGGCGGTTCCCAGCCCTTGTCCCGGCTGCCCTGTACGACGAACCCTCAGGGCTGAGCGAGCCGATAACGTGCCGCCCATGACGCGGACACAACGCACCGATGCAGCGCAGACCTCGCAGGTGGCCACCGACGAGGATGGAGTACGCCTGCCGCGGCTGCGCTTCACGGACGTGGTGCTACGGGGGACGGTCCAGGGGATCGCCGCCGTCGCCCTGCTCGTCGTAGGCATGCTCTTCGTCGCTGATCACCACGACCGCGAAACGTTCCTCGCCGTGACCGCAGGCTTCTCCGCAGTGCTCGCGGGTACGGGGATCGTCTTCGGGGTCTTCTTCTGGACGGCCTGCGGTGGTGACATCCGGCGATGGCGGGACTGGCGAACGATCACCGGCCAGACAGGCGGCGTCATGATCATGGCACCGACCCTCGTGCGGGTCGGTGTCCTCGCCCTGGTGCTCTTTCCCGGTGCCCTCGGGCTCTACCACCTCGTCGACGACGCGGCGTACGACAGTTGGCTGTACGGGAGTTGAGCCCGACGCCTGATGCCCGATGCGTCTCGTGCTGCGGGCTCGTGGTTCGCGGCCGTGGGTCCGGCCGGCTGGAGGTCCCGGCCAAGCAGTGATACGGCCTGAATGAGCCGACCCCCCTGGGTCGAGTGAGCCGTCAGGCAGAGCGAGCGGTGGACCTCGCGCACTGGCCTCCTCCCTTCCACACATGAGCCGGTCACCGCACGCTGACCATCACCTGGTCGACACGCGGGAGGGAACTGGGCATCTCGTCGGTGAGCCAGGAGTACTCCAGAGCTGCCAGGGTGGCGCCCCTGTCCGTCCACACCAGTAGTTCACCGATGTACTCGCCGGACTGGTCGTGGACATGGGCGTCGACAGGCACCAGTTCGGCGGACATGGCCGCGTGGTGCGCGGGTTCCCGTACCCGCAGGTTGACGCTCGCGGACCCAGGAGCCCAGAGGGCTACCACTTCCGTCCGGTCCAGCTGGCTGCGGAGCGCGGAAGCTCCGGCGAAGTCGGCCGAGAGAATGTGCTCCAGCACGGTTCGCTCCAGGTCGCTCAACGGACGAGGTCGCAGGGGCAGGCGGGGCATACGCTGATCATCGCAGGCCGCGTCTCCGCCCGTCGACGGCTGACGAAGTTCTGGTCAGGCGACCTGACGCGAACCTCAGCAGTGGCTCCAAGAGGTCCTATGCGTCGGTGTGATGGGATGCCGGTGGGTGCTCGGTGGCGGGCACGGGGGTGCATCGCGCCGGTCGCCGGGACGAGGACAAAAGAGGGCGGCTTAGCGGGGGAGACGATGAACGGACACGAGAGCCAAGGAACAGCCTTCGGCCTGAGGTCGCTGCAGACGCGCGCCTTGATGCGCGAGGCCGGGAAGGCGAAGCGGCTCTTGGCAGCGGGGGAGTGGCGCCCTTCCACGGCGGACTCCGAAGCCGCGGCGTCCGTCCTGGACCGCCTCGCGGCCCCGCTCCCTGACCGGCGGGCAACGACCGCATCAATGCCGGCCACAGACCGGGACCGGCGACTTCAACGTCTCCTGCGCACGACCCTCCACCACCTCGACGCAGGAGCCGTGAGCCCGCCCTCAGCCGCTCTCCTGGCCGCGGTCGCCCGCGCATTCCTGCCTTGGTACGCCACCCCGAACCCGCCGGGCGCAGCGGCGGCCCCGAGGTACGGGGCTCCGGCGGGAACGGCAGACGGCCCGGCCGGGCCACCGACGGCGGCCGGCGAGGCCTTGCTCCCCGATCTGACCGCACTGTTCGCTGCGTTGGCCGCCACGAGCGGGCCCGGCACCGCTTCGCTCACGCCCCCGGCCGAGTCCTGGCAGCTCCCATACGCCGGCCGATTCCGTCGTTATGGCAGACCCGCTGCCGGGGTGTGGACGGCTGAGACCGTCGCCTGCCCGGCGTGTGGAGGTACAGACGGTCCGTGGACCGTGACGAGCGACTGGCGGCTGATCTCGCTGGGCTGCCAATGCGGGATGACGACCCACGAGCACGGCCTCGCCTTTTCCGAAGTCTGGCTTCTCCTACCGGATATGTGACGAGGCGTCGATCAGCCAAGTCGTCCAAGTGACGCGGACGTAACTGGCTCCATCGCAAGCGCGCGCCTCCACACAACTGCCGCGCGGGTGCGAGCACGTCCCGCGCGCCTGACCGGCATGCCTAGCGAATGCCCTGTGTCCAGGACTGCTCTTTCGCGAATTTGCCCTTTCGTTCTTGGGAGCGGTTGTACCGTATCTGTCCTCTTGTCGGCCCTGTGTGGGCGTTGGGGTGGATACGGGAGGCGGCCTCGCCGGTCGTGGGGCCCTTCAGGGTGAAGGGCCCCACGACCGCGGCGATCAGCTGTCGTTGCCGTGGTTGTCCCGTGACTGCGTGGGGTGGTTCTCCAAGGTGCTCCGGTGGACCGTTGCGGCGAGCTTTGTCAGGTCCTTGGGGGTGATCTTCTCCGACAGGAGGTCCTCGCGTGCGAACTGCCGTACTTCCCGCAGCACTGTGCGCAGGGTCAGGCGCCAGATCAAGGCACGGACGAGGTGGGGAGTGTGAGGGGCGATGGTGCCGGTCACCGCGACGACGCCGACGCTCCCGGCCACGACCGCGGCCCACACCGGGCTGTGGCTCAGCAGACTCCAGGAGAGGGCCGCGCTGGAGAGGCCGGAGCCGGCCAGTGCGGTGACGTGGACGAATCGCTGCGGGCGGTGGGAGCAGTGCTGTTCGCCCTCGGCGGGGGAGGCGGTGCGGTTGTGCTGGATGCGACGGGACATGGAGTCCTCCGTTGATGCCGTGAGGTATCGGACGGAGGCCCAGGGCCGAGAAACGGGGCGTTTCCCGGAGTTCACGAAGATTCTTTTGCGGGAGTTCGTGAGTTGCTGTCGCGGCTCACACGAGGGGAGTGACCGTGGGGGACCGTGCAGAGCCGGACAACGAGCCCGTCAGCGACCGGGAACTGGTCGGCTGGGCGCTGGACGCGTCCCAGCCACGACGCCGCAAGAAGGCGCTGGAGATGATCGCAGAACGCTATTTACAAGACGTGATGGTGTCGACGGCGCGCCGGATGGGGGACGCGGAGGCGGCGTCCGATGTCACACAGCAGACCTTCACCGATGTCTGCGACAAGCTGATGAAGGGGGAGGGCCCGCAGAATCCGGATCGCCTCGGTGGCTGGCTGCACAACTTCAGCCGCAACCGCGAACGCAACCACTACAAGCGCCGTGAGGCGACCCGGGAACGTTCTCGCCCGGCCGATGACCACGACGATGAGTTCGGTTCGGGCGTCTCCCGGGTGGGGGTGGCGCGTGACGACGAGGAGCGACTGGCTCAGGCCCGGGGCATCGCCGGCCGGGTGGCGCGCACGCTCGCGGCGGACGAGCAGGAGATCTACCGGCTCTACTACGAGCAGGAGCTCTCGGTCGCGGAGGTGACGGAGCAGCTCACCCTCTCCGGCCGGAAGCTGTCGCAGAAGACCGTCCAGAACAAGGTCACGCGGGTGGCGGCGGTCGTCGCGACCGGCTTCGAGGCGTATCTCCTTGTGCAGCACGACCGAACGTCGTGCGGACGGCTGACCGCCATCATCGGCCGGTACCCGCAGGAGTTCGGCAGCGAAGTGCGGGATCACGTGCTCAAACATGCTCGCAAATGCGCCGATTGCGGAAGCTGCACGGTGTGTCCCACCTGCCGGGTGCGGGACGTCCTGGCCATCAGCACGTGCGAGAAGTCCACCGGCTGCCGGCGCTGCCTGGTGTGCGACAGCGAGCGAGTGGATCTGAAGGCCCAGTGGGCGCCGGCCCTCGTCCTTCTCCTGTTCCTCCGCCCGGTCCGGACCGTGGTCCTCCAAGCCGTCAATCAGGCCTGGTCCGAGGCCATCTCCGTGCTGTCGTCACCGCCGGCCAACCCGCCCAGCAGCCCTCCCGGGCCACCGTCTGCCGTCGGTCCGCTGCGCCGCCCTGCGGCCAGGACGGCCAAGGTCGCCACAGCAGCTGTGGCCACCGCGGCCGTCGTCGCGGGAGCGCTGCTGCTCACCCGCCCCGAAACGAACTCCTCGCCGCAGACGGCCCCGGTGGCCGCCACCATGCCGACCATCGCGTACGCCACGGACAAGGAGGTCCGCGTCCAGACCAGGGAAAGGAACACCACCGTCGACAGGGTGCCGGCCGGCAGCACCGTCACCGATCTGATCTGGTCAGCCGACCGCCGCCGCCTGGGCTGGCTCGTCAGACCCGCCCAGGGCACGGCCGCCACCCTGCACACCAGGGACCTGTCCACCGGCCGGAACCGCACCTGGGACTGCCAGAACTGCTCCGGAATCGCCTTTCAGGGCGCGAACTTGGTCAGCGTTCAGCAGGGCGCTCAAATCCTGTCCCACCCGCCCACCGGCAAGGCCCCCAAGACCCTGGAACTCCAGGGCCTAGACACCACCACCACCTGGCAACTGTTCCTCGTCGGCAGCACGGCGGCCGACAGCGCACTGCTGATCTTCGCGATGGACGACAACGTCAGTGGGGCAGACGCCAACAAGCTGTTCCGGATGGCCGCCAACAAGATGGTGACGACGGTCGTCGACGACGCTCTCCGTCACATTCCCGGCGGCGCCCGTCAGGCCGGCCAGTACACGGTGGTCAGCCGGGACGGCGCACAGTTCGCCTACGGGGGCAATGACTCGGGCGGCGACCCCTGTGTGGCCTCGGACGGTGTGACCGTCGTAGACCTCGACACCGGCAAACACACCACCACTGCCCTGGCCGACGACGACGCGTCCCGTCGTCTGCGGATCACAGGAGTCTGGTTCGGCCCGAAGGGCGAGGTGTGGGCCAGCGCCTTCCGGCAGCCGGCCGAGGCCTGCGTCGCGTACGGGGAAGAGGCGGCGGCCCGACGGCAGCGCACAGTCGTCTACCGCCTGGACGACGGGACCTGGACCAAGTCCGATCAGGAAGCAGTCATGGCCCAGCCGGCCGAGGACGGGTGGAGCGCCCGGCGCGCCGGGACCGCAGGGCTCAACGACTACCGGCCGCCGGCCTCACCGCTTGTCGTCACCAACTCCAAGAATCAGCGGGTTCCTCTCGACGACTCCGTCACGGTCTTCGCCTGGGCTCCAAGCGACTCGAAACCCGCCCCGGTTCTGGGGACCTTGTGGGGCCCGTACCAGAAGGGGTACGGGCTGCCCAAGCCCACCACGGTCTACAACGGCGGCAGTCCGTCAGGGATGGTCCGTGACGTGACCTGGACGTCCTGGGGTGGTGAGCGGGCCACCGGCACGGGAGAGGCCATCTACGTCACCGGTGAGGCGTCCGTGGCCGACAGCCCTTGGGAGAAGAGCACCGTCGTCGCCTTCGACCTGGGGGACTGCTTTGGCGTCCGGACCTACCGGAAGGTCAGCTGGTTCCATCCGCAGCGCAACGAGCGCTTCGATGAGAGCCGGTACATGAACGTGTGCACAGGCTGAACAACGCTGGATGTCGTCAGTCGCCTCGGTCCGACACGGTGCCGCCTCAACCGATTCCGGGCCTGGCGCTTCCCGCGTCGAGCGGTTCAAGCGTGGATCCAGAGGCGTGGGTCCGTTCAGCTGAAAGGAACGGCGTCGGCCGGGGCGGTGTGCCAGTTGGTCACGACCGGCTTGTCGACGGTGATGGTGTCGACCGGCAGGGAAACAGGGTTGGGGTCATCGTTGCCGACGGCGACGATGATGAAGTCCAGTTCCTTGCCGCCGTCTGCGTTGGTGGTCTTCGGGTTCACCCCGGCGTAGGCGGTGGTGTTCCCGCTCAGCTTGATCTGCTCGCCGACGGCCTGCTCCGCGGGGCCCGCCTCGGTGCCGTCGGATCCGAACGCCACGGTCGGCAGCGCGGCGGGCAGGTAACAGGTGATGCCCGACTTCGCCTTCGCCGTGATCAGTACGTATCCGCCGGCCTGGGACTGGGACTTGGTGCTCCAGGAGATGTCGTTGGCACCGCAGCCCTGCTCGACCGGCTTCCGCTCGCCGTTGCCGGTGTCGACGCCGGAGCCGGCCCCGTCCTCGGTTCCATTGCCTGTGGCATCGGAACCCTTGTCGGTGCCCTGGCTGCTGCCCGTGGTCGACGAGCCGGACGGGGTGGCCGCGTCGCCGGCCGGAGTGGCGGACGAAGAACCCTTCGCGGCGCCGTTGTCCGTGGCCTTGGCCGTGTCCTGGCACGCTGTCATCAGCATGGCGCCGCCCACGAGGGATGCGGAGACGAGGAAGGCCTTGCGACGGTTGCCGGACATTGAATCCCCTTGGTGATCGGTGAGTTGAGGTCGAAGCGCTGTCGGCTTCTCGGCGTTTGCTTGATCACTATGAGAGGGCTGCGGGCCGAAGGGATCCCGGCGTGTTCGTTCCAGGACAACGCTGTCACAAGCCGGTGACATGATCACAGAGGCCACGCCTGGCCGCATCGTGATCAGGGTGCGAGTGCCGGGCGGCGCCGACCGGGCATGCTCGCGTTCATGCCGTCGTAGGCTGCAGCGGCTGCTAACGATCATGATGGCGCCGTAAAGAACGTCAATTGGATATCCACCGATTCCTGTGTCCCCCCTTTCCCTCCTAGGGTGTTCAACGGACGCCGACGCGGCCGGGCCCGGCCGCCTAAGGGGGGGCGCATGAGCACACCCGAGTACGAGCTTTGGGCCGACCGTGCTG of the Streptomyces aurantiacus genome contains:
- a CDS encoding DUF6336 family protein, yielding MTRTQRTDAAQTSQVATDEDGVRLPRLRFTDVVLRGTVQGIAAVALLVVGMLFVADHHDRETFLAVTAGFSAVLAGTGIVFGVFFWTACGGDIRRWRDWRTITGQTGGVMIMAPTLVRVGVLALVLFPGALGLYHLVDDAAYDSWLYGS
- a CDS encoding sigma-70 family RNA polymerase sigma factor codes for the protein MGDRAEPDNEPVSDRELVGWALDASQPRRRKKALEMIAERYLQDVMVSTARRMGDAEAASDVTQQTFTDVCDKLMKGEGPQNPDRLGGWLHNFSRNRERNHYKRREATRERSRPADDHDDEFGSGVSRVGVARDDEERLAQARGIAGRVARTLAADEQEIYRLYYEQELSVAEVTEQLTLSGRKLSQKTVQNKVTRVAAVVATGFEAYLLVQHDRTSCGRLTAIIGRYPQEFGSEVRDHVLKHARKCADCGSCTVCPTCRVRDVLAISTCEKSTGCRRCLVCDSERVDLKAQWAPALVLLLFLRPVRTVVLQAVNQAWSEAISVLSSPPANPPSSPPGPPSAVGPLRRPAARTAKVATAAVATAAVVAGALLLTRPETNSSPQTAPVAATMPTIAYATDKEVRVQTRERNTTVDRVPAGSTVTDLIWSADRRRLGWLVRPAQGTAATLHTRDLSTGRNRTWDCQNCSGIAFQGANLVSVQQGAQILSHPPTGKAPKTLELQGLDTTTTWQLFLVGSTAADSALLIFAMDDNVSGADANKLFRMAANKMVTTVVDDALRHIPGGARQAGQYTVVSRDGAQFAYGGNDSGGDPCVASDGVTVVDLDTGKHTTTALADDDASRRLRITGVWFGPKGEVWASAFRQPAEACVAYGEEAAARRQRTVVYRLDDGTWTKSDQEAVMAQPAEDGWSARRAGTAGLNDYRPPASPLVVTNSKNQRVPLDDSVTVFAWAPSDSKPAPVLGTLWGPYQKGYGLPKPTTVYNGGSPSGMVRDVTWTSWGGERATGTGEAIYVTGEASVADSPWEKSTVVAFDLGDCFGVRTYRKVSWFHPQRNERFDESRYMNVCTG
- a CDS encoding FG-GAP repeat protein translates to MRSTRSVAALAVALLAVTGTAIVSGPAFAAGDQRAKAVAHDDFNGDGYPDLVAATPAAGVGGKAGAGLVSVLYGSSSGIDTARRVVLTQSSAGVPGTPEAHDAFGSAVTSADLDGDGYADLAVGSPGEDIGNVVDAGGVTVLWGSARGLTGTSSWLESGTLGPSSARESYGTGLTTADVDGDGRPELAHLNAEGTLYVHDFSNSRTPADPEQLHDLPSENGFRPSGLTGADYDKDGYAELVITGSEQQLEQRQGRSILLRGTASGLDLDRSFGEGWVGASGDINKDGYPDLVLGSPYTLEHGEWDLSAGAVFVRFGGPDGLFAGNTEAPDQVFEQGQGGVPGSSEVGDDFGADLSLGDVDGDGYPDLAIGSPGEGIGDLGDAGATWLLRGSAQGLRSAGVQTLNQDTAGVPGAAEAGDRFGAQVRLIDSDRDGRAELVTTAPYENDSAGFAWVFDSTASGLTTSGSWSFGAAALGASPDNAFFGYVLGK
- a CDS encoding DUF4232 domain-containing protein, whose amino-acid sequence is MSGNRRKAFLVSASLVGGAMLMTACQDTAKATDNGAAKGSSSATPAGDAATPSGSSTTGSSQGTDKGSDATGNGTEDGAGSGVDTGNGERKPVEQGCGANDISWSTKSQSQAGGYVLITAKAKSGITCYLPAALPTVAFGSDGTEAGPAEQAVGEQIKLSGNTTAYAGVNPKTTNADGGKELDFIIVAVGNDDPNPVSLPVDTITVDKPVVTNWHTAPADAVPFS